One region of Pagrus major chromosome 5, Pma_NU_1.0 genomic DNA includes:
- the LOC140996344 gene encoding calcium release-activated calcium channel protein 1-like yields the protein MSLNEHSMQALSWRKLYLSRAKLKATSRTSALLSGFAMVAMVEVQLEPDHTYPPGLLIAFSACTTILVAVHLFALMISTCILPNLEAVSNVHNLNSVNESPHERMHHHIELAWAFSTVIGTLLFLTEVMLLCWVKFLPLKSNTENNGTISSGEAAAIASTCIMVPFGIVFIVFAVHFYRTLVSHKTDRQIRELEQVIRLQNQLDHRAENEDLKAAVHFP from the exons ATGAGTTTGAACGAGCACTCCATGCAGGCTCTGTCATGGAGAAAACTGTACTTGAGTCGAGCCAAGTTAAAAGCCACCAGCCGAACTTCAGCTCTGTTGTCCGGATTCGCGATG GTTGCCATGGTGGAGGTTCAGCTGGAGCCGGATCACACGTATCCTCCGGGGCTGCTGATAGCCTTCAGTGCCTGTACCACAATCCTGGTTGCAGTCCACCTCTTTGCCCTCATGATCAGCACCTGCATCCTCCCTAATCTTGAGGCTGTCAGCAACGTTCACAACCTCAACTCTGTCAACGAGTCTCCCCACGAACGCATGCACCACCACATAGAACTGGCCTGGGCGTTCTCCACAGTCATCGGCACCCTGCTCTTCCTGACGGAGGTGATGCTCCTGTGCTGGGTGAAGTTCTTACCCCTCAAAAGCAACACCGAAAACAACGGCACCATCAGTTCCGGTGAGGCCGCGGCCATTGCTTCCACCTGCATCATGGTGCCGTTTGGGAtcgtttttattgtgtttgccGTCCACTTTTACCGCACACTGGTTAGTCACAAAACGGACCGACAGATCCGAGAGCTGGAGCAGGTCATTCGGCTCCAGAACCAGCTGGACCACAGGGCTGAGAATGAAGACCTGAAGGCTGCTGTCCACTTCCCTTGA